GAAATATTTGGTGATCCCGTCGATCTCGGACTGGATGTCGACAAACGACGTCTCGAAAACCGACAGAAACCGTTCAAGAAACGCCGCTGATCTCTTGTCGTCCTGATACAGTTCAGGCATGTACCGAAGATACGACTGTCGGGGACAGTACGCCGTCACGGTGTCGACGAGCGGTGACGCCGTTGGTGTCCCGATCAGTTCGAGTGCGACGTACAGATATCGGCCGACAGCGTCGTGTAGTAGGATGTCTGGACTCTCGTCGCCTTCGGCGACTGTCCATTCGGATTCGGCGTGTATTTCGAGCGCGTTGAACGCGGTTCGTTGCCACTCTCGGACGGTCTTCGACGATAGTGACTCGTCGTGGGTGGTAATCGTTTCGGGATTGGACCGTGCCAGTTCAAGCCCGGAACTGATGCCAGTCGCCTGCAATGACCTGCAGACGTCCGCGGACCGAAGCGGTGCCCACCAGTCCGACGATTCGTCGGATAGAGCGGTTTCATCAGCACCGACTCCGGAGGTGTCTGGTGTTGCCTCTCCCTCTGAAGCTGGTGTTTCGAGCGGCAACAATGGGTCGTCCGTCGCGTAATAGCGAATTTTGATTCTGGTGTTTGCCGGAAAACGAGCGAGATCGACGGCCAGTCGATGCCACTCGAGTTGTTCGGTTTCGGAGTCGTATCGTGTCATCGCGATTCCGGTGTGTTTGTTCCGATCGGCCCGCTCGAGGTATTCGGTTCGTTCGGTCAGTGCCAGACATCGGTTGTGCGTATCGATTGCGTAGAACGACCGCATTCCGTCTTCGGATTCGGTACCGATCAGCGTCTCGATCGGTCCGTCGCTGTCGATCGTTTCGAGTCGAGTCAGTTTCTTCGTTCCCGGCTTGTACTCAAAGAGGGCGTACTCGTTCCGATTTTCGACGACGCCGGCGAGGACGAGTGACTCCACTGTACCCGTTATCGCCGTCGGCGTGAACTGATGGTCCGCGGCGATGAGCGTTTCGGAGAGTCGTGGTCCGTCACCATCGGTGTCACTGCGGTCGAGCTCGTTTCTCCAGAGTCCGTATCCATCGTCTGTCGCGGTCAGTACCACTAACCCGTCCGTTACAGTCGTCACGTCGACTGTCGTCCCCGGCGACTGGTTCGTTTCTTGCTTGGCTCCGCGAATCGAGACGAGTGTCTCCGCATCGTCGACCACATGCAATGCACCGCAGCCGTACGTACTTGCGGACGGCGTGTCTACTGGAACCTCTATCGCCTTGGTTTCACGCCGCATTTCGGGAATGACGGCCGTGATCTCTCCTGACTCGTGAGTAACGAACACACGTGACCCTGCAGTTGCGATCGATTGCGGCGCCCAGCGGTGGCGGGACGTTCTGTCGATCACCAGTTCACGTGTCTCGGTCGTCATATCGTACTGGTACAATCCGCCGTCCGTCGTGAGAATGTAGAGGGTGCCGGTTGGATCCACGGAAACGTCGACGATATCGTCACCGATCGTCTGTGAACGGATCGCGGTCGTCTCTGTCAGGGTGATTCCCCCGTCAGTGATCTGGGTGTTTCGTGCGACCCAGTCTTTCCACCCAGTCTCGCTCGTCGTCACTGTATACGAAAACGTCACAGTCGATCACCTCGCTGGGTAGATGGGTGCATATCGACGGTCACACGTTCGAGCGAAAACAGTCCCATCTCGTCTATCCTCACTCGGTCGTCGTTCGGCGTCCCACCGTGTGCAGTGATCGAAAGGTCCGACACCCGTGCAACCGCATCGACGCCCTCGATCACGTTGCGTAACGCCTCACGTTCGAGCGGGCGGCCAAGCGGCCACCCGTTCCCGTTAAATCCGTGGAGTGGGTGGAGATACGACTCGACAGCATCGGTTATCGCCGACTCGAACCCGCTCGGTGCGTACTGCTGTCGAACCTCGCCGCTTACTGTGATTTCGAGTCGGACGTACTGTGGACCGGTGACGTGAACCCGGTCAGTCAATAACGTCCGCTCCCGGAGATACTCCCGAACGGTATCGAGAAACGCCACACTTGGTTCTGGACTCGGAATGTCCGCCGGTGCGTATGGAACGACGATCACGGTGGCTCGTCCGCTGTCGACCGCGACGTGCGTCCGTCCGATCCTGAGACCAGGTGTTCGTGCCGCGAGACGGCGATAATCCGCTGTGGTCACTGCACGAGCAGGGCGATCGAGGTTCCGCCTGACACGGTGTAGTGCCTCCGTAACGGTCTCGCCGTCCGTGCCGCCAGTGGCGGGCCCAAGCGGGGTGATGTCGATTTCCCTCGCAGCGTGTTCGGCATCGAACGCCTCCCCAGGATCGTCGAGTTGCCAGTTTGCTGCTGCCGAGACGTTGCCGCGTTCACCGCCACCGTAGACGTACTCTGCGCTGACCGTCGTATTTGTCGGCGGAACGGCACCGTTGAATCCGTCGCCGAACGTGACGCGGCCTGCCGGCCGGTCGAGCACGTAGTGACAGTCCTCAGGACCGGACGCATCGAAGTTGGGCACCTCCGTGTACCGTTCGCCGTCGACGTAGACCGTCGCGGAAAGAACGGGACTGTTCGCGAATCGATACGTCTGATTGTCGAACTGTGAGTCGGTTACTGACTCGGATTCAGCGGACACGGGCACCAATCGTTCGTGGTCGACGCTGACTGCGTGGGTCGCGGTAACGACGTTCGTTCGAATGCCGTCGAGCTGTGGTGGAATCTCGTATCCCGGACGGTCGACGCGACAGCGGATCCACGTCGCCGCTGTGGCAGTGTCGGGGAGAGACGGCAGACTCGAGTTGGGTTCTGCCGATAGGTCTGATTCGTCTGCAACGAGTTCGATGATACCAGATCGATAGAGCGAGTTGGTGTTGTCCGTGGAAACGGCCAGCCGTTCCCAACTGCCGTCACAGTGGTGTTCCCACGCGAGTTCGACCGACGGCTCGAACGGTGGGTGCTGTTCGTCCGCCACCGCCGAGGGCGCTGGCAGGTCCTCGTCGTGATAATCGACGTGAAGGGAGAGTCGATTTGCCGACGAGAAGGGGTCGTGGTCGAATCCGATGTACACGGTGTCGTCTGCTTCGACGCGACGGCCGAACGGCCGATAGTACGTTCCTGATGCGGCGTTTGCCTCACTGTGGTTGCTCACAGCGCCAGAATCGCCGATCACGCTGTCGACGCACGCAGTCGTAACGACGAGTGGCTTGTCCGTTTCGAATAGGTACCGTTCGTCGATACCATCGGTTACGCTCAGTTTGGTATCCGCTGGGAGCCGCGTCCCTGCGAACCGTTCGGGAACGTCGAACCTGATCGTCGCCGTCGCCGACTCCGGCGGTCGTTGTCGATACCCGAGTAACTGGAGGTACTTCTTGCGGTGTTCTTCGGTAATCTGATCGAGTTGATAGGTGTGGGTCTCGGTCAGCCACGCGAGGACTTCCAGAATCGTTATGCCGGGATCGTGCGGGTTGAAATCCGTCCACTCGTCGGAGTACGCTGGAATCAGCTTTTTCGCCTGATCGAGTAACGCTTCGTACTCCCTGTCGTCCAGTTCGGGTAAATCAAGTCCCATCGCGTTAGTCCTCCGTCATGGTGATGCTGAGCTCGTGTGACCCGTGACAGACCAGCGTGTTTTTCGGCAGCGTTTCGACTCGCTGCTGATCGGTGATCGACCGCCGTTCCTCGTTGACCGTGATCGTCGCGTCGAAGTTCGACACCCCCTCGACAGCATCGACGCCGGTAACGACGTCGGCGAGCGATTTCCGTGATGGAAGTGTTCCGAACTCCCATCCATTACCGTTGTTTCCCGTCAATGGATGGACGAACTCGTCGAGTCGGTCTTCGATGGTCGATTTCAGCAGGGAAACACTCTTGACACTGCTCGCTCGGACCGTTGCCTGGACGGTGAGTTCACTGTAACTTGGACCGCGAACGACGATATCGCGGTCTGTATCCGAAACCAGCGTTGCTGGCGCACGTTCGTACAGCGTCTGACGAACGTCGTGTTTCAATTCCATCGACGGCACGGGCTTTTCCCGCTGTGCGTCCGGAACGATATAGACGGTTATGCAGTTCTCGGCATCGGTCACGCAGGACACTCGAGCGAGTTCCGGAAACTCGCCTTTTGCTACCTGCTCGTAATCGCGTGGTGTTACTGCCCGCCCACGATGTCGGAAGCGGTTCGTCGATCGCGAGACGAGCGTATCCGTCGATTCGACGTCAGTCCCGCCGTTGGCCGCCGTCGGATTCGTCACGGTATCGACCAGTGCGATAGAACTCTTGAGATCGGTAATCGTCCACGGACCGACGTTTCCATCGCTACCGCCGCCAGTCGTATACGTCGCCTTGATGTTGTCCTGACCGCTCGGTGGAATCTTGCCGTTGTCACCGTCACCGAACTGAACTGTCCCCAGCGTCCGGTTGATGACGTAGTGGCGATCCTGTGGTCCCGACTCGAGAAAGTCGTCGACGGCGTTCCATCGAACCCAGAACGCCTTCAGTTCACCACGAGAGTCGTATTCTCGGTTGACGTCTGCCGGCCGTTCGTTCAGGAGTCGTCGTCGCTCGCCCGCCGACATGGTATCTAGTGCGTCCACCCAGAGATCGATGTCTATCACTGGTGCGTGCGAGCAGGCGAACGACTGTTCGTGGGATCCGTCGCTCGAACCGAGTATCTCGTCCTCGACGGTGATTTTGTTGTGCGCCCATTGCGTATTGGGATAGAGTCCTGAAAGAATGGGGGGAAGCGTCGTTTGTTCTGTCGTCATGTTCGCCGGGATTGACGACTGGCTGTCGTGGGTACGGGCGCGGGTGGTCGTCCCTCGATCTCGATCGGTGACGGAACCCTTACCGATCTTCCCGCCTTCCGACTGGAACGCAACGGCTTCGTCCTCGACATCGAGGTGGGTCCTAAACTCGTCTTTCGTCAGCCGTGCCCTGATCCAGTGACGTTGTCGACCGAACAGTTCAGCCTCCGTCGTTGGGGTCGGAAACGTCAGCATGACCATGCCTCGCTCGGTCAGACCGGCGGTCTGATCGCGAACATCCATCTGGTTCCAGGTCGGCTCGTTGTCCACAGTACAATACTCCCACTGGACGCCTGGATCGAACTGTTGTGGATACGTGGCGTCGTCGATCACGAAAAAGAGACTTATCGGACCGTTTTCCAGTCGTCGGTCGAACCCGAAATACACCGTCTGCGCGTCGTCGGGGAGCGAGACGAACGGATCGAAACTCCACTCTCGTTTCGTCAGGTCGTCACTGTATGCGCCGTTGTTCTGCCGGACGATCGTATTGAACGAGAGGTCGAGGTGCTCGTACTCGACGATAACATCGCCGTAAACCGGTGGATCGGGCCTCGTTGTGAAAGACGTCGACAGCGGTCCATCGGAATCTTCGATCGACGGCCGGTCGTACGTCCCGCTGACGAGGCGTGCACGGATCCAGACGTTGTCGTGACCTGCAACTGTCGTCGGCTCGATATCCGACGGCACCTCGAACTGAACACGACCGGGGTGTCGTAATGCCTCGGTCTCGTCTGCGACGGAATCCAACCGCATCCACCCGTTTCCGTTCCAGTACTCCCAGGAGACTTCGGGTGGTCCGTCCAGAACTCCTCTATTCACGTTCGTCTCTTCGTCGAGATGGGGTAACGCGTCCGCCATCGCGTCACTGTCTGTCACACCAACTCCATCGTCTCCATCCCGGCCACTGGTGGCCGACGAACTCGAGTCCTGCGGGGTCTCGGATTCGGATTCGGCCGGCGGTGTAAACTCGAGTTCGACTGTCCCACCGGGCTTGGTAAACGCCTCCTCGCAAGCGACGAAAAACGTCACCGGAGGGTGTGGGACCCGTCCGAACGGGTGCAATCGTTCGTCGTCGAGCGCGACCGGGACGTCGTTCGACAGCAGCATATCCGGGTCGAGACCCGTCTCCGAATCGGTCTCCCGATCGCTGCTCGTCACCTGTATCGATATCGAACGAACAGTCCACGTCGGGACAGCCGTCCCGTCGCGTAGCGAACAGCGCAGCCACCGCCCCTCAGTCCCGTTTACCTCGTGGATCGTCGGTTCTCCGGGCAGCCGAAATCGCTGTTCGGCAACGCCGTCACGGGTGCGTGAATCGTCGTCCCCAGTACTGGAGTTTGCCTGTAGCTGTTCTTGCAGGGCTTTCACACCGCCGTCGTCGGACATCGGTGTGTCGTCTACGACGCGCTTGAGGGGGTGCCATCCGTGTTCTCCGTCCTCGTTTTCACCGTAATACTCCCAGATCGTCTCTTCGAAGATCGGTTCGGGATCCGACTGCGAATCGACTCTGACGGTAAATGTCGATCCAGCGGCTACATTGAGTGCGGATTCGTTCTCGAGATAGAGTGCATGGGACTGTATCAGCTCGCCGTCGAACAGCCGTGTCTGTTCGTTCTCCAGCAAAGTGTCGTGATCGACGATCGCGTCGGCGGTCGGATCGACCGCGACGATGTCGGTAAGCGACGCAGGTGTGGCTTCGAACCCGGCCTCCTGTGGAAGTTCGAACTGTTGTGCCTCTCCGTCCGTCGGATCCGCGATAGCGGTCGTTCCCCCGGGGATTGGCACGTTTCGATCGAGATCTCTGGAGACGTCAAACGAAAGCGGAACACGAGCTGCTTGCGGGGGTCGCCGATCGAAGTCCAGCGCATCCAGAAAGCCGAGCAAGTGTTTTTCCGGGACCTCGTTGAGGCGGTTCCATACGTCGGCTTCGAACGACGAGAAGATCCGAACGAGCGTCTGGCCGACGTCGCCTGACTCCGGATCCCACGTTTCGGTATATGTGCGTGCCCGCTGGCGAAGCGTCTCGTAGATCTCTTCCTGACTTCGGTCGTCAATAATTGGTTCGGTTCCATTCATATTGTCTGCTCGTGAGCAACGGAATCTCGATTCATCGGACGTCGGTTATCGGAACACTGATTCTGTGGACTGTTCGCCGATTCCACCGCTGTTGTGTCGTCCTGCTGTCGTCGTTCATCCGTCACCTTCGGTGGTGTGGAACGGGTATACCATGTTCGAGAGGCTGTTCGTCGTGCGAACGTAGTAGTTGATCTCGATCAGGATTCTGTTGGGATCGTCACTCGCAATCGATGCGTTGACGTCTTCGATGTCGATGCGTGGTTCCCACCGAACCAGCGCCTCGTGGACGCTGCTTTCGATGAGATTCAGCGTCGCTGGAGACACAGCCGAGTAGACGTGATCGTGGATATCACAGCCGAACTCGGGTCGCATGACGCGTTCTCCTTTTGCAGTTCCCAGGATGATCTTGATCGATTCACGAATGTCTTCCTCCGCGTCAGATGTTTCGATGTTGCCGCGGTGGTCGGTCGTGACTGGATACTGCCACCCGGTTCCGAGAAACTCTTCAGCCATGGTTACTCGATGAGGACTGTTGGACACCCGGAAACGATCTTGTTTGGGGGTCCGTTTTCGATGATCGTATCCCCCAGTCTCGCTGCCGGCATATTGTTTATCAGGACAGTTGTACTTCCGTCGACGACCGGGCCACCGACGTGTGGTACCACGCCGGAGGCCAGCGGACAACTGTGGACGTCGCTGATCGCCCGCCATGCCGGTCGGTTCCCGATGAACACGTTCGGACTACCCGTTCCTGCCAATGGTGTTCCGTGAGCGGTCCCGTCACCTGTTCTTGCTGCTGGTTTCATGGTTAGTTAAGTCGGATAATGGCGCCTTTGATCGTAAGCGGTCCCGTCGAGTCGACACTCATGATGCCACCACTATCGATATCGACGTTCGCTTTCCCGGAGATGTCCACGGTATTTTTACTCTTGACGTCGACCGTCGTGCCACCGGTAATCTCGACGCTCTTGTCGCCATCGATCTTTACGTTCTTTGCGGAGAGTTCCAGCGTATCGCCGGCATCGACCACGACGGAGTCGTCCGACGAATTGAGGACGATTCGGTTCGTGTCGCTGTCGTCACGGATCGCGATCGTCTCTCGTCCGTCATCGTCATCGATAACGATCTCGTGACCCTCACTGGTCTGGATCGTCACACTTCCTCCGTCGCCGTCTCTGTCGTCGTCGAAGGTGATCCGGTGTTCGCTCCGGGTCCGAATCTCGCGAACGTCGTTGTCGCCGTCGTTTTGTTGTGGCGGTTCCTGTTTCCCGTTCCACAGCGATCCGACGACGTACGGCCGATGGATATCGCCGTTCTCGAACGCGACCAATACCTCGTCGTCGACTTCCGGCAAGAAATACGAGCCGTATTCGTTGCCGGCCATCGGCGTCGCGATACGGGCCCAGTAACTCTCGTCGTCGGCGTCTCGCCAGGGGAACTGCAGTTTGACGCGCCCGAGTCCCTTCGGATCTTCGTTGTCGGTAACGATACCGACGACGACGCCTTGCATCCCGCCGTCCGACGTTTCGCCATCGAAAAATCCGGGTTGGCTCATGAGCCCACCTCCACTGCTTCGAAGGTCGTTCGATAGCCGGCTGCTCCCATCCGATGAGTCGCCCTCGTCACGTGGTAGTGTCCAGAGAACCGGTCACCGAGTTCGACAAGTTCGATCGTTTCTCCCGCACGTATCTCGGGAATCCCATCCGCTTCACCGTACCCCTGGACGACCTCGTCGGAAAACTGGTTGAGCTTCGTCTCTGCAATTCGCTCGGCTTCGTTGGGTGACATCGCTGGCACACAGAATACCTCCTTGTGTTTCGCATCGGAACTGCCCGCCGTTTCGACGATCTCTTCTTTCTGTTCGACGTCCCACGACCTGACCTCGACCTCGTGTGTGTCCCGACGGTGAGATATCTCGCCGGTGAAGTCGTGCAGATCCTCGCCGTACCACAGCTCAACGACCGGCTCGTCCGAGACTGCCGACGACCGGGGAACGAACTTCACCGTCGACCGCTCGGCGTAGAACTCGAACCCGTACGTTGCTGCGAGGTCGTGGACGAATCGATAGTCGCTACATCCGTTTTGAATCAATTTTTTGCGTTCGATGTTTGCACTCTCGACTTCGACTGTCGAGAACGGGTACGCCGAAAGCACGTCTTCGACGGCCTCCCCGATAGTCGCTTTCTCCCACGAATCCGACCGGGATCCTTGCATCGCTTCCCACAGCAGTCCATATCCCGAAACCTGCACTTCGGGACCGTGTTCGACAGTGAATTCACCGGTAATCGATTGAATCTTTCCCGACAGAAGCGGTGTCAACTCGCCCTCGTCACCGTACCCCATGGCGATTTCCACGTCGGTCCCGACCTCGAACTCGTCCCAGGACAGCCCGGCGAACTCGTCGAGTTCTTCGTCGAACGGGAAGTTGAGACCGAACGAGAACCGATCCGCTCCGTCGAACGATGTCTCGACGACGAGATCGGCAATCCGACCCCCCGGTTCCTGGAACCGTTGGTCGCCGATCACTACTTCGAACCGCGGCGAATACCGGGGATGGTTGTCGATGTCGTAGCTCACGTTTCGGTCACCTCTCTCGACACGACACGCGCCGTCGCTCGAGCTGCTCGGTGTGGGATGTACTCGATCATACTACAGTGGTGGCAACTCAAGCTTGTCTCCTGGCTCGATCGCCCGGGGGTTGTCGATGTCATTCTGATCCGCGATCGTTCGCCAATGTGATGGATCACTGTACTCCTCGTCGGCGATTAACCAGAGCGTATCTCCTTCGGCTACCGTCCAGACTTTCGTCTTGTCCGTCGACTCCGGGGAAACCACCGACTTATGATAGTCTGCTGTTTTGTACTCTTTGAAGACGATCGACACACGAGCCCGTATCGGGATCCCGCTGGGCAGGAACTTCGTAAACTGCTTGTTCGCGCGTTGGACCAACGCGGTGAAATCGATCCCATCTCCCCACACGAACCGACAGACCGGCGGGGCGTGAAGTTCACCGTCGACGGTCAGCAAGTAATCGATCGCGTTCGTATACCGTTCACGGACGTCGAGATCTTCGGACGATGCGTCATCGGAGCCGAGTTCGTTCGTCGTGTCGAAAAACAACTCCATCGATAGCGTCTCCGCATTTCCGTCGACAAACTGCATGATCGACGCTCCCGATCCGGTCGCTTTCATCTCGCCGTAGTTGACACTCTTTTCGAGTGCGTACGAACTTGGATTGAATCGACACTCGATCGTTTCACCTTGCTTTTTCCCGTTGAGGATCGTAATCTGGGCCTTCTCTAGTTTTCCGTTCGTCATTGCTGACCTCTTCGTTCACGTTCGATTCGCTTTCGTCGCTCGAGTTTCCGATGAAGACGTTCGACGACACGATCGACGTCTGCCTCATATCGGAGCGATTCGCCTGGCAACTGGACGCTGCTCTTTGTTCGACGTAGCTGTGCTCTGTGATCATCGGTGGAGTGGTGGGCCGGCGCTCCGTGTGCCTGATCGATGTGACTCCGGTGTCTATCGCGAGAGTCGTCAACCGGTCTGGCTGACGACATCGCTGGTGGCGGCCCACCAGTCTGATCGATGCCTTCGGAACGACGGTCCTCGTGAGGGAATGGCCGTCCCGATTCGGGACTCGAGTTCCCTTCGATCGCCGATCGATTCGTGACCGGGTCGTGTCGTCGTCCGCGTCTGGATTGTTCCGACGTGTCGGGACGTTGCGAGTTCGCTGTCCGACGGTTCTGGACACGCTGGTCCGCCCGCTTTCCGTTCGGCCTGCTCCGTGTCGCGGCCGCGCTGTCACCGGATCGCGGACCCGATTGGGATCGTAACGCGTTTTTCTGCTTCCGTTCGCCGGTCAGGGGTGCGTCGACGTGTGCCGACGCAGCCTCCCCACCGCCACCGCGACGAGACTGCTGTTCGCCGCCGGTAGTGTCGATCGGTTGCTGGGCTCGATAGACGAGAGCGGGCCGATCAGTATGCGAACTGACTGTCCCAACCATCGACTCGTCTATACTACTTTCCAATTGAGAGGATTTATATTTATTTATATTATCTCCACTATTGATTTCTGCTGGTTTGGCTACCCGTTCCCCGCCAGTCGTTTGAACTCGTCTCGGGGCCGTAAGCGACGGCGACGAGTCTGCAACCCTCGGTGCGGTCGCGGTCTCATCGTTCTTCGGGATCGATTCGAAGCCTGTATCGATCGCTGTCCGTTCGAACGAGGATTGCTGCTGGTAGTTCTGATGGTAGTCCTGATGTTGAAGTTGCGAGTTGCTCGGCGATTGTTCGCTTGCGACGCTGCTCACCCGGGGAACGAGAAACGACTCGTCACTCGATGGTCGTCGGTCCGTCCCTCCCGTGCTCGAGCCGCCCAAGACGTCACGGTCCGTCGACTGCGTTCGAAGGATTCGGATTCCGGACCCGACCGTACTGGGAACTGTCGCCGTACGAGTAACCGACGGAGAGCCCGCTCCCGACGAACGGATGGAAGCCCGATCAGGACTGCGACCTATCCCAGCAGTGTCTTCGGTTGCCGCCGTTTCTGAAACCGAACTCCTCGCTTCACTGCCACTAACCGAACTGCTGGTACCAAGAGAGAGCCGCGATGACGACGGTCGAGGTTCCGTACGGTTGCTCGGCGTCGACGTCATCGGACTCGAGGCGCGTTCCTGACGTTCTGGTTGTGTCTGTCTCGCCGAGTTGTCGAGCGTGGGTACGGATCGCTCCGACGTCGCCACCGACCCGAGACCACCGGTTTCGGATTCAGTAGCTGAGACCGTCGTCCCGAAACTCCTGGTGGCGTCGTTCGCGATCTGTCCCTGCTCGGCGGTCGTCCGGCCCGTATCCTGATTCGTCGGACTGGGGAGCCGACCCGTCGGCTCGAGCGGCGAGTCGTCTTTCGCAGGTGTCCCTGTCCCCGCAAACGTGACTTTCGCTCGTGATTCCGTCCCCCGGGCGGTCGCAGCCGACGAAGATGGCACCGCCCTCGAGGGCGTCGGCACGGGACTGGTGGACGTGATTCGGACATCTGTGGCCACAGTGTATGACCCAATCGATGCGATCCGATCGCTAGCGTTTCGTGGGGTCGACCCGATCGAGAGCCGACTACTGGCGTCGAAACGCTCGGTTATGAAAGCGGTACTGGTCGCCTGTGAGACCGGCGTCGTGTCCACGTGCAGGTTTGTCGAGGTCGGGTCGGTAACCGATCCATTCGGCGACGAGCGTGCGGTCGTTGCGGATAGCGATACCGATTGCTGTGATCGGTGGTTCGACTGGCCTCGGACTGTCCCGTGATCCCCCGGACGATCGACGGAAGCGGCCGAGACGAGTTGCTGCGATTTCGCAGTTCGATCGGTTGGCCTGCCGTTCGACGCGTTCGTTGCCGTCTCTGTGGGTTTGATTTCGACTGGCGATTGGCTATCGAGTCGG
The DNA window shown above is from Natrialba magadii ATCC 43099 and carries:
- a CDS encoding CIS tube protein — encoded protein: MTNGKLEKAQITILNGKKQGETIECRFNPSSYALEKSVNYGEMKATGSGASIMQFVDGNAETLSMELFFDTTNELGSDDASSEDLDVRERYTNAIDYLLTVDGELHAPPVCRFVWGDGIDFTALVQRANKQFTKFLPSGIPIRARVSIVFKEYKTADYHKSVVSPESTDKTKVWTVAEGDTLWLIADEEYSDPSHWRTIADQNDIDNPRAIEPGDKLELPPL